A genome region from Maridesulfovibrio salexigens DSM 2638 includes the following:
- a CDS encoding LysE family translocator, whose translation MSIEFWGVYVLTVFLASIIPGPSMILALTHGVKYGAKRAIATALGNSAASFLQAVVSIAGLGALLAASETAFMMVKYAGAAYLVWLGIGVLMSGDFTFDEDSVDAAKSTSNLKLFLQGFWVAAGNPKAIVFFSALFPQFISSGQASIQHFAMLLTLLTIIAFGCMMIYACGGAKIKEVIKGTAVCRYINKVLGTAFVGLGVSLACSRR comes from the coding sequence ATGTCGATTGAGTTTTGGGGAGTATACGTACTTACGGTTTTTCTGGCTTCCATAATTCCGGGACCGAGTATGATTCTGGCTTTGACCCACGGTGTTAAGTATGGCGCCAAGCGTGCAATTGCTACAGCTTTGGGCAACTCCGCTGCTTCTTTCTTGCAGGCCGTTGTTTCCATAGCCGGACTTGGAGCTTTGCTGGCTGCTTCCGAAACAGCTTTTATGATGGTTAAATATGCCGGAGCCGCCTATCTGGTCTGGCTTGGTATCGGGGTGCTTATGTCCGGTGATTTCACTTTCGATGAAGATAGTGTTGATGCAGCGAAGAGCACCTCAAATCTAAAGCTGTTTTTGCAGGGCTTCTGGGTTGCGGCCGGAAACCCGAAGGCAATAGTGTTTTTCAGTGCTTTGTTTCCCCAGTTTATCAGCAGTGGTCAGGCATCCATCCAGCATTTTGCCATGCTGCTTACTTTGCTCACCATTATCGCATTCGGATGTATGATGATCTATGCCTGCGGCGGGGCAAAGATAAAGGAAGTTATCAAGGGCACAGCTGTTTGCAGATATATAAATAAAGTTCTGGGAACAGCGTTTGTGGGACTTGGGGTAAGTCTGGCCTGCTCCAGAAGATAG
- a CDS encoding response regulator transcription factor: protein MKTILIVDDDPKMLELLKHYLKKEEVNTLAATDGEKGLSLFESTPVDLVIIDIFMPNMDGIQTIMELKQKKPECSILVISGGGEFTGLEYLKQAKALGAKEALVKPFTQKDFLTTVHSMLN, encoded by the coding sequence ATGAAGACTATTCTGATCGTTGATGACGACCCAAAGATGCTTGAATTACTCAAGCACTACCTCAAAAAAGAAGAGGTCAACACTCTCGCCGCGACAGACGGAGAGAAAGGTCTTTCTTTGTTTGAATCCACTCCGGTGGATCTTGTCATCATTGATATTTTCATGCCGAACATGGATGGTATCCAGACCATTATGGAATTGAAGCAGAAAAAACCGGAATGCAGCATTCTGGTCATTTCCGGCGGTGGTGAATTTACCGGGCTTGAATATCTTAAACAAGCTAAAGCGCTTGGAGCAAAAGAGGCTCTGGTCAAACCGTTCACCCAGAAAGATTTCCTGACTACAGTACACTCTATGCTGAATTAA
- the htpG gene encoding molecular chaperone HtpG: MTAQTEKFEFKAEVNQLLDILVHSLYTNREIFLRELVSNASDALDKMRFAINSNPELEDEVEPEILIAYDEEKKTVTVTDTGIGMTREEVMTNIGTIAHSGSAEFVKQAAESKESLDSLIGRFGVGFYSIFMVSDHVVVRTKSYLKDEPAIQWVSDGKNAYELTEVEAEMDHGTIIEIQLNEDNAERFGSDDKLKDIVKRHSNFVSFPIMIGGERVNTVSALWREPKFQIKQEQYEEFYKFLTYDVQPPIDTLHFSVDAPVQFNSLLFIPENDLDIFGMDRDNWGLDLYVRRVLIEKQNKNLLPEYLSFIKGVVDTEDLPLNISRETLQDNLLIGKISATLTKQVLGQLEKLAKDDEEKYAKFWKAHSKIFKAGHMDFVNRDKYAGLLRFDSSKAEENTLVSFADYIERAKEDQKEIYYSFVASREAANLNPHLEIFRNKDIEVLYLYEPIDEFVMESIREHEGFNFVAAEYADLEKLDKFESTKKEDEPEPLSEDQEKDMEALIAKMKEVLGEQVAEVKVSERLSDSPCRLVNPDGAMTSSMEKLMKAMNKDSSIPTKTMEVNAGHPLLRSMLEIFKVNPEDEFIALSSNQLLESALLLEGYLNDPHALVGRIQSLLTKAGGWYAELEKKD, translated from the coding sequence ATGACTGCCCAGACAGAAAAATTCGAATTCAAGGCTGAAGTTAACCAGCTGCTGGACATCCTGGTCCACTCTCTCTACACCAACCGCGAAATTTTCCTGCGCGAACTGGTTTCCAACGCATCCGATGCTCTCGACAAAATGCGCTTTGCCATCAACAGCAATCCTGAGCTGGAAGATGAGGTGGAACCTGAAATCCTCATCGCATATGACGAAGAGAAAAAGACCGTGACTGTGACCGATACCGGTATCGGTATGACCCGCGAAGAAGTCATGACCAACATCGGTACCATCGCCCACTCCGGTTCTGCTGAATTCGTCAAGCAGGCTGCCGAATCCAAGGAAAGCCTTGATTCCCTTATCGGCCGTTTCGGTGTCGGTTTCTACTCCATCTTCATGGTTTCCGACCACGTAGTAGTACGCACCAAGTCTTACCTGAAAGACGAGCCTGCAATCCAGTGGGTATCAGACGGCAAAAACGCATACGAACTTACTGAAGTTGAAGCTGAAATGGATCACGGAACCATCATCGAGATCCAGCTCAACGAAGACAACGCTGAGCGTTTCGGTTCCGATGACAAACTCAAAGACATCGTCAAACGCCACTCCAATTTCGTTTCTTTCCCGATTATGATCGGCGGCGAACGCGTTAACACCGTATCCGCCCTCTGGCGTGAACCCAAATTCCAGATCAAGCAAGAACAGTACGAAGAATTCTACAAATTCCTGACTTACGATGTGCAGCCTCCCATCGATACCCTGCACTTTTCCGTAGATGCTCCGGTACAGTTCAACTCCCTGCTATTCATCCCCGAAAATGACCTCGATATCTTCGGTATGGACCGCGACAACTGGGGGCTCGACCTCTACGTACGCCGCGTGCTCATCGAAAAGCAGAACAAGAACCTGCTTCCCGAATACCTGAGCTTCATCAAAGGTGTTGTTGATACCGAGGACCTGCCCCTGAACATCTCCCGCGAGACCCTGCAGGACAACCTGCTCATCGGAAAAATCAGCGCAACCCTGACTAAACAGGTTCTGGGACAGCTGGAAAAACTCGCTAAGGATGATGAAGAAAAGTACGCAAAATTCTGGAAAGCCCACTCCAAGATTTTCAAAGCAGGACACATGGACTTCGTCAACCGTGACAAGTACGCCGGACTGCTCCGCTTTGACTCTTCCAAAGCAGAAGAGAACACCCTTGTATCCTTTGCGGACTACATCGAGCGCGCTAAGGAAGACCAGAAGGAAATCTACTACTCTTTTGTTGCCAGCCGCGAAGCAGCGAACCTCAACCCGCACCTCGAAATCTTCCGCAACAAGGATATCGAAGTACTCTACCTCTACGAACCCATTGATGAATTCGTCATGGAATCCATCCGTGAACATGAGGGCTTCAACTTCGTAGCCGCAGAGTACGCCGATCTTGAAAAGCTGGACAAATTCGAATCCACTAAAAAGGAAGACGAGCCGGAACCGCTTTCCGAAGATCAGGAAAAGGACATGGAAGCACTCATCGCCAAGATGAAAGAAGTACTCGGCGAACAGGTTGCCGAAGTAAAAGTTTCCGAGCGTCTTTCCGATTCTCCCTGCCGTCTGGTCAACCCCGACGGAGCCATGACCTCGTCCATGGAAAAGCTGATGAAGGCTATGAACAAAGACAGCTCCATCCCCACCAAGACCATGGAAGTGAACGCCGGCCATCCGCTGCTGCGTTCCATGCTGGAGATCTTCAAGGTTAACCCCGAAGATGAATTCATCGCCCTCTCCTCCAACCAGCTGCTGGAATCCGCCCTGCTGCTGGAAGGCTACCTCAATGATCCCCACGCTCTCGTAGGCCGCATCCAGAGCCTGCTGACCAAGGCAGGAGGCTGGTACGCCGAACTGGAAAAGAAAGACTAG
- a CDS encoding methyl-accepting chemotaxis protein codes for MPGRIVVHVVIDVLVLLGLCLAFVFAPETFMGGDMAPLLGMFAVACAVIVVSGLILRSRINAQWIGVSHWIDELVSGSDFKSDLGFTSALLPSATKLESYVSSLRTKLEEADKQCKIEISRQLEAYKMAEDARVRGEQARSKGLLSAAGTLENAVEGIRTSSEMLGESSSRASDGAEKQLEYLSSVVASMEQIDVSIQHSVERAEFAAVDAESAAERARSGEDVLEQTIESINTVMSNTNDLNGRVEALGKQAEGIGSIMSVISDIADQTNLLALNAAIEAARAGDAGRGFAVVADEVRNLAEKTMEATRDVGTEISRIQEHVEMTVAGVNHINDLAGNASGLASSSGEALGEIVDLAEKSSRGVRLIAEEAVQQAEASNNVREAVNEVHSISDETGEAMSGAGEAISVLGGRVADLDDMIGVFKLVGNGKVQEVIDSLAKSSDVLSLNRELQERAMHKALRDNRFLELLYITDHNGIQTVSNISGQWQSFAEDGSACGKDWSGREWFSGAVEDQTMYVSEVYESSATGENCITVSGPFFDSKGKVLGVIAADVKVNG; via the coding sequence ATGCCCGGCAGGATTGTTGTTCATGTTGTGATTGATGTCTTGGTCCTGTTAGGGCTTTGTCTTGCGTTTGTGTTTGCTCCTGAAACATTTATGGGCGGGGACATGGCCCCTTTGCTGGGAATGTTTGCGGTAGCCTGTGCTGTGATTGTTGTTTCCGGGCTTATACTCAGGAGTAGAATCAATGCTCAGTGGATAGGTGTCAGTCATTGGATTGATGAACTTGTTTCCGGTTCCGATTTCAAAAGTGATCTAGGGTTCACTTCTGCTTTGTTGCCTTCAGCTACTAAACTTGAATCTTATGTAAGCAGTCTCCGCACTAAACTGGAAGAGGCTGACAAACAATGCAAAATTGAAATCTCCAGGCAGCTTGAGGCTTATAAAATGGCCGAGGATGCAAGGGTGCGTGGTGAACAGGCTCGCAGCAAGGGACTTCTTTCCGCAGCAGGGACCCTTGAAAATGCTGTTGAGGGCATTCGTACAAGCTCTGAAATGCTGGGTGAATCCTCGTCGCGGGCCAGCGATGGAGCTGAAAAGCAGTTGGAGTATCTTTCATCTGTTGTTGCATCCATGGAACAGATTGATGTTTCCATTCAGCATTCGGTGGAACGTGCGGAATTTGCGGCAGTAGATGCTGAGTCAGCTGCTGAGCGGGCAAGATCCGGTGAAGACGTGCTCGAGCAGACCATTGAATCAATCAACACGGTCATGAGCAATACCAATGATCTTAACGGAAGGGTTGAGGCTCTCGGCAAACAGGCGGAGGGGATTGGAAGCATCATGTCCGTTATTTCCGATATTGCCGATCAGACTAACCTTTTGGCTCTTAATGCCGCTATCGAGGCAGCCCGTGCCGGGGATGCCGGTCGTGGATTTGCCGTTGTTGCTGATGAAGTCCGCAATCTTGCTGAAAAGACGATGGAAGCCACCCGTGATGTGGGTACTGAAATCAGCAGGATTCAAGAGCACGTTGAAATGACAGTCGCCGGGGTGAACCATATTAATGATCTGGCCGGCAATGCGTCCGGTTTAGCTTCCAGTTCCGGTGAAGCCCTCGGCGAAATTGTTGACCTTGCAGAAAAGAGTTCTCGCGGAGTGCGTCTTATTGCTGAAGAGGCTGTGCAACAGGCAGAGGCCAGCAATAATGTTCGTGAAGCTGTCAACGAAGTTCACTCGATCTCAGATGAAACCGGCGAGGCCATGTCCGGGGCGGGAGAAGCTATTTCCGTTCTTGGTGGACGCGTAGCTGATCTTGATGATATGATCGGTGTGTTTAAGCTGGTCGGTAATGGTAAGGTGCAGGAAGTGATTGATTCTCTCGCCAAATCTTCCGATGTGCTCTCTCTGAACCGGGAGTTGCAGGAGCGGGCCATGCACAAAGCCTTGAGAGACAATCGTTTCCTCGAACTTCTCTACATCACCGATCATAATGGAATTCAGACGGTCAGCAATATCAGCGGACAGTGGCAGAGCTTTGCCGAAGACGGCTCAGCCTGCGGCAAAGATTGGTCCGGCCGGGAATGGTTCAGCGGAGCTGTGGAAGATCAGACTATGTATGTATCCGAGGTTTATGAATCTTCTGCTACCGGTGAGAATTGTATTACGGTTTCCGGTCCGTTCTTTGATTCCAAGGGCAAGGTGCTGGGTGTTATTGCCGCTGATGTGAAGGTTAACGGATAA
- a CDS encoding P-II family nitrogen regulator: MRKIEIIVRPFKVDDVKDAISALGLKGMTVTDVKGFGRQGGHKEVYRGAEYQVDFIAKTKVEIVVDADRVSEVIEAVSAAAKTGKVGDGKIFVIPVEEVVRIRTGETGPDAI; this comes from the coding sequence ATGAGAAAGATTGAAATAATTGTACGACCTTTCAAGGTTGATGATGTAAAGGATGCCATTTCCGCTCTCGGTCTTAAGGGTATGACCGTAACTGATGTGAAAGGTTTCGGACGACAGGGTGGACATAAGGAAGTCTATCGCGGTGCCGAGTATCAGGTGGACTTCATTGCCAAGACCAAGGTTGAGATTGTGGTCGATGCTGACCGGGTATCCGAAGTGATTGAAGCTGTCAGTGCAGCAGCCAAGACCGGAAAGGTTGGCGATGGTAAAATATTCGTAATCCCGGTTGAAGAAGTGGTGCGTATCCGTACCGGTGAAACCGGCCCGGATGCCATATAA
- the purE gene encoding 5-(carboxyamino)imidazole ribonucleotide mutase — MSAKVAIFMGSISDKDTMQPCSDLLTKLGIPHVFTVSSAHRTPERTAKLVKELEDNGCEIFICAAGLAAHLAGAVAAKTIRPVLGVPICGSALGGMDALLATVQMPPGFPVGTVALDKVGAKNSAWMAAQILALHDEELAGKIREARQGFIDSVEQAAAELEG; from the coding sequence ATGAGTGCAAAAGTAGCTATTTTTATGGGTTCCATTTCGGATAAGGACACAATGCAGCCTTGCTCCGATCTGTTGACCAAGCTCGGTATTCCCCACGTTTTCACAGTTTCCTCTGCCCACCGTACTCCGGAAAGGACTGCGAAGCTGGTCAAGGAACTGGAAGATAACGGTTGTGAAATCTTCATCTGCGCCGCAGGTCTTGCCGCACATCTCGCAGGTGCTGTAGCAGCTAAAACCATCCGTCCTGTCCTGGGTGTGCCCATTTGCGGTTCCGCTCTCGGCGGTATGGATGCTCTGTTGGCAACCGTGCAGATGCCTCCGGGATTCCCCGTAGGAACAGTTGCCCTTGATAAGGTCGGCGCAAAGAACTCCGCATGGATGGCCGCTCAGATTCTGGCTCTTCATGACGAAGAACTGGCCGGAAAGATCAGGGAAGCCCGTCAGGGATTCATTGATTCCGTTGAGCAGGCTGCTGCCGAACTTGAAGGTTAG
- a CDS encoding Hpt domain-containing protein produces MNLTDAPERFDLQSALDRFSGDHELLEEAIEIFVEEAAKHLEAIKTNIEQGNLKEASASSHTLKSECGAVGAIQAHSLSHTLEKGAANGDMEEALEIYPQLKKEVELAIKLLPEASSQLKF; encoded by the coding sequence ATGAACTTAACTGATGCCCCTGAACGCTTTGACCTGCAAAGTGCATTGGATAGATTCTCAGGTGATCATGAATTATTGGAAGAGGCCATTGAAATATTCGTAGAAGAAGCAGCTAAGCACCTTGAAGCAATCAAGACTAATATTGAACAAGGCAACCTGAAAGAAGCATCCGCAAGCTCTCACACCCTGAAAAGTGAATGCGGTGCTGTAGGCGCAATTCAAGCTCATTCACTGAGCCATACTCTGGAGAAAGGTGCTGCAAATGGTGATATGGAAGAAGCATTGGAAATCTATCCCCAACTTAAAAAAGAAGTTGAATTAGCTATAAAACTTCTTCCTGAAGCAAGCAGCCAGTTGAAATTTTAA
- a CDS encoding MerR family transcriptional regulator, with protein sequence MPDKKLLSIAEISRLLEVPESTLHYWKNRFAQYLPSTGRNRQKRFKSEAIEIFKIISSMLKQGHTAEDVMAELSRKYPVNVAIDAQGPELATPAAPAQIQQANLEPAIQLAAAMGTEIAKSINEGLKGMLSCMPQGAISEDVKACMDKATADLNAQNESIAGLKDENIQLKEKLSIMEAELVRLRKDRREMEKFLLDKLKNVTK encoded by the coding sequence GTGCCAGACAAAAAACTTCTTTCCATCGCCGAAATTTCGCGCTTGCTGGAGGTACCTGAGTCAACCCTCCACTACTGGAAAAACCGTTTTGCCCAGTACCTGCCCAGTACCGGTCGTAACAGGCAGAAAAGATTCAAATCCGAAGCAATTGAAATTTTTAAAATTATCTCCTCCATGCTCAAACAGGGCCATACAGCCGAAGACGTTATGGCCGAACTCTCCCGTAAATATCCGGTTAACGTAGCCATTGATGCACAGGGTCCGGAATTGGCAACACCCGCCGCTCCTGCTCAAATCCAGCAGGCGAATCTGGAACCTGCCATCCAACTTGCCGCTGCCATGGGAACTGAAATCGCAAAATCCATCAATGAAGGACTGAAAGGGATGCTCTCCTGCATGCCGCAAGGAGCTATCTCTGAAGATGTAAAAGCCTGTATGGACAAGGCAACCGCTGACCTGAATGCCCAGAACGAGAGTATTGCGGGTTTAAAAGATGAGAACATCCAGCTTAAAGAAAAGCTTTCCATTATGGAAGCAGAGCTGGTCCGGCTGCGCAAAGACCGCCGGGAAATGGAAAAGTTCCTCCTTGACAAGCTCAAAAACGTCACTAAGTAA
- the purD gene encoding phosphoribosylamine--glycine ligase — translation MKILVVGSGGREHALAWKISQSPKVSEIFIAPGNGGTRLHGTNVPIKDDDLPGLVKFAKENKIDLVVAGPELPLVLGIKEALAKEGIPCFGPGAYAANLEGSKAFSKITMRDSGVPTAPFQVFDEYEQAKKFVEEKGAPIVVKADGLAAGKGVVVAGTVEEALESLDDMMVKKIFGTAGERVVVEEALKGEEASFLAFCAGEDYALLPSAQDHKAVGEGDTGPNTGGMGAYSPAPILPRDKYAETAELVIKPILKLLAERGEPFTGILYAGLMYTEDGPSVLEYNVRFGDPECQPLLMRLDCDLVEIMLACVENRLPEVEVKLKEETTLCVVMAAGGYPGSYEKGAEITGFEEAEKIEGVKVFQAGTKYEDGKTLTSGGRVLGVTALGADLGAAQKKAYEAVEKLSFDKAYFRRDIGNKGLKK, via the coding sequence ATGAAAATACTTGTTGTAGGTTCAGGCGGAAGAGAACACGCGCTGGCTTGGAAGATAAGCCAGAGCCCCAAGGTTTCCGAGATTTTTATCGCACCCGGTAACGGCGGTACCCGTCTGCACGGCACGAATGTGCCCATCAAGGATGACGACCTGCCCGGACTGGTCAAGTTTGCCAAAGAAAACAAGATCGATCTTGTTGTGGCAGGCCCGGAACTTCCCCTCGTGCTGGGCATCAAGGAAGCCCTTGCCAAAGAAGGTATCCCCTGCTTCGGCCCGGGCGCATATGCCGCTAATCTTGAAGGCAGCAAAGCTTTCTCCAAGATTACCATGCGCGATTCCGGTGTTCCCACCGCTCCTTTTCAGGTTTTCGATGAGTATGAACAAGCCAAAAAATTTGTAGAAGAAAAAGGCGCACCTATCGTGGTCAAGGCTGACGGTCTTGCCGCAGGTAAAGGTGTTGTCGTTGCCGGAACTGTTGAAGAGGCTCTTGAATCTCTCGACGACATGATGGTTAAAAAAATCTTCGGTACTGCCGGTGAACGCGTTGTAGTGGAAGAAGCCCTCAAGGGTGAAGAAGCTTCCTTTCTCGCTTTCTGTGCCGGTGAAGATTATGCTCTGCTGCCTTCCGCACAGGACCATAAAGCCGTGGGCGAAGGTGATACCGGACCCAACACCGGAGGCATGGGTGCATACAGCCCGGCCCCCATTCTGCCCCGCGACAAATATGCTGAAACCGCTGAACTGGTTATCAAGCCCATTCTCAAGCTGCTTGCCGAACGCGGCGAGCCTTTTACCGGTATTCTTTATGCCGGGCTTATGTACACTGAAGACGGTCCTTCCGTTCTTGAATACAATGTTCGTTTCGGCGACCCCGAATGTCAGCCGCTTTTGATGCGTCTGGATTGCGATCTGGTCGAAATCATGCTGGCCTGCGTTGAGAATCGCCTCCCCGAAGTGGAAGTGAAACTCAAGGAAGAAACCACCCTTTGTGTGGTAATGGCTGCTGGCGGTTACCCCGGTTCCTACGAAAAGGGAGCGGAGATTACCGGATTCGAGGAAGCTGAAAAGATTGAAGGTGTCAAGGTCTTTCAGGCCGGGACAAAGTATGAAGATGGTAAAACATTAACCAGCGGCGGCCGTGTGCTGGGTGTTACCGCTCTGGGGGCGGATCTCGGAGCAGCTCAGAAAAAAGCTTATGAAGCTGTTGAAAAACTCAGCTTTGATAAAGCTTATTTCCGTCGCGACATAGGTAACAAGGGTCTTAAAAAATGA
- a CDS encoding HD domain-containing protein → MNTENSPGLSPETSVDRLLAGREILLAACSKSMPRDFPQQLCALVDDYFRARVIEAVSEGILSSHDDLSIVAVGGYGRGQLAPFSDIDVLILTELTTQEGLEDLASFLFHPLWDLKFDVGHGVRTVEQNIELAMSDFKVLASLLDLRFISGREELFRHLSDEFRTKVIPSAGDKFCRILWENRSKTGKGMDSVVLEPDLKNGWGTLRDVQFIRWCADIKGDYFPLNKNDLNDLGRDEALLMQARSAVHFLRKRKQDKLILEILPDAASLCGVKGYDPAKRGNDLLTSIHQAMVRVRSMGDALYRESFDADSRSFIDHRGIAGLKAGLEVFGIKSRTGAPLTREARRAVSAIDSASGISLTRSLKMLIDIFKGEFGWRASVEMLDSGVFKSFLPEFSKVSELVPYDGYHQYPPGRHSLLTVHKCRDIFRNEFSDGGKCISTTDFDALLLGAFFHDIGKGKRNHSERGADLADEILSRTDFPTRFKEDVVFLVREHLLLIRSSRSIDLSSVEALQKIAEKVGSLRRLRMLFILSMADSMATGPRVWNSWSESLLREIYAGLELILTDEAFAEVDSGEQLGETINRIRECAVGLIESELVESMLSCMPERYLLVEDPDEIVQHMQQVLEFKGAYELDMVRKPSGKGGLGLSLVRVFETEDENHIKLVITARDQNFLFAAQSGVLALHSVNILSAEVFSWSDGTALNIFIVEAPAENCPSDIWARVERSIMYALTGRLALDYRLHKKRNSLLAKSVPSRVPTRISVDNDSSAECTLIEVITQDRSGILYDMVASFARMNINLRMARISTTGESVFDVFHVEGPEGGRIEDHIHLRELISALEYSLTGNS, encoded by the coding sequence ATGAACACTGAAAATTCCCCCGGATTGTCCCCGGAAACTTCCGTAGACAGGTTGTTGGCGGGACGTGAAATACTCCTCGCGGCATGCTCCAAGAGCATGCCGCGGGATTTTCCGCAGCAACTTTGTGCTCTTGTTGATGACTATTTCAGGGCAAGGGTCATTGAAGCTGTTTCCGAGGGGATCCTTTCTTCCCATGATGATCTGAGTATCGTGGCTGTAGGTGGCTACGGCCGTGGTCAGCTGGCTCCTTTTTCAGATATTGATGTTTTGATTCTCACTGAACTCACCACGCAGGAAGGGCTGGAAGATCTGGCATCCTTTCTGTTTCATCCTCTCTGGGATCTTAAATTCGATGTTGGTCACGGTGTTCGAACTGTGGAGCAAAATATTGAGCTGGCAATGTCAGATTTCAAGGTACTAGCTTCATTGTTGGATTTACGGTTCATTTCCGGTCGCGAAGAGCTCTTCCGACATCTCTCCGATGAATTCAGAACAAAAGTTATCCCCAGCGCGGGAGATAAGTTCTGTCGTATCCTTTGGGAGAATCGTTCCAAGACCGGGAAAGGTATGGATTCCGTAGTTCTTGAACCTGACCTGAAAAACGGCTGGGGGACCTTGCGTGATGTTCAGTTTATACGCTGGTGTGCGGATATCAAAGGCGATTACTTTCCGCTTAACAAAAATGATTTGAATGATCTGGGCAGGGATGAAGCTTTGCTTATGCAGGCCCGCTCTGCGGTTCATTTTTTGCGCAAACGTAAACAGGATAAATTGATTCTTGAGATTTTACCGGATGCAGCCTCTCTATGCGGAGTTAAAGGGTACGACCCGGCAAAGCGCGGCAACGATCTGCTTACTTCAATTCATCAGGCTATGGTCCGGGTGCGTTCCATGGGGGATGCCCTTTACCGTGAATCCTTTGATGCTGATTCGCGCTCCTTTATCGATCACCGGGGTATTGCCGGACTTAAAGCCGGACTGGAAGTCTTTGGGATAAAGTCCAGAACCGGGGCTCCTCTTACACGTGAAGCCCGTCGTGCTGTCTCGGCCATTGATTCCGCAAGCGGTATCAGTTTAACCCGTTCTCTGAAGATGCTCATTGATATTTTCAAAGGTGAGTTCGGTTGGCGGGCCTCTGTTGAAATGCTTGATAGCGGGGTGTTCAAGTCCTTCCTTCCTGAATTTTCCAAGGTTTCCGAGCTGGTTCCTTATGACGGATACCACCAGTACCCTCCGGGCAGGCATTCATTGCTAACTGTCCATAAATGTCGCGATATTTTTCGTAATGAATTTTCAGACGGTGGAAAATGTATTTCCACTACAGATTTCGATGCCTTGCTGCTCGGTGCTTTCTTTCACGACATCGGTAAGGGGAAGCGGAATCACAGCGAACGCGGAGCAGATCTTGCCGATGAGATTCTTTCCCGTACGGACTTCCCTACGCGTTTCAAGGAGGATGTCGTCTTTCTGGTCCGAGAACATCTGCTTCTGATCCGTTCTTCGCGTTCGATCGACCTCAGTTCAGTTGAAGCTTTGCAGAAGATTGCCGAAAAGGTCGGCTCTCTGCGTCGTTTGCGTATGCTCTTTATCCTTTCCATGGCTGATTCTATGGCTACCGGCCCCCGTGTCTGGAATTCATGGAGTGAATCCCTGTTGCGGGAGATATATGCCGGATTGGAGTTGATACTTACTGACGAGGCTTTTGCAGAAGTTGATTCCGGTGAGCAGCTTGGTGAAACCATAAATCGTATCCGTGAGTGTGCAGTGGGGCTTATAGAATCCGAATTAGTTGAATCTATGCTTAGCTGCATGCCTGAACGCTATCTGCTGGTCGAGGACCCGGACGAGATTGTGCAGCACATGCAGCAGGTTCTCGAATTTAAGGGGGCCTATGAGTTGGATATGGTACGCAAGCCTTCTGGTAAGGGTGGGCTTGGCTTGAGTTTGGTTCGAGTTTTTGAAACCGAAGACGAAAACCATATCAAGCTGGTTATCACCGCCAGAGATCAGAATTTTCTGTTTGCTGCACAGAGCGGTGTGCTGGCCCTTCATTCTGTGAATATTCTTTCTGCTGAAGTATTCTCGTGGTCTGACGGTACGGCGCTGAACATTTTTATAGTTGAAGCTCCGGCGGAAAATTGCCCTTCAGATATCTGGGCCAGAGTGGAGAGGTCCATCATGTACGCGCTCACCGGAAGGTTGGCTCTTGATTACCGTCTACACAAGAAACGTAATTCTCTTCTTGCCAAGTCTGTGCCCAGCAGAGTTCCCACCAGAATCAGTGTGGATAATGATTCCAGCGCTGAATGCACTCTAATTGAAGTTATCACTCAAGACCGTTCCGGCATTCTTTACGATATGGTCGCTTCCTTTGCGCGGATGAATATTAATCTGCGAATGGCCCGTATCTCAACCACAGGCGAGTCTGTGTTTGATGTCTTTCATGTGGAAGGTCCCGAGGGTGGCAGGATTGAAGATCATATCCATTTGCGGGAGCTTATCAGCGCTCTTGAATATTCTCTCACAGGAAACAGTTGA